Proteins encoded within one genomic window of Jiangella mangrovi:
- a CDS encoding NAD-dependent epimerase/dehydratase family protein — translation MRVLVTGAAGRVGANMVRRLVTAGADVKAMVLPGDPLRSKLDPFPDIEVVEADLGDQPAIDAACKNVTHVVHLAAQLIRGDTPVDRFYDVNAFGTLRLLEGVVKAGVPIDRFVLASSDGTYRPGAPPAVPLTEDSPQEPADYYGTGKLLGEYILRNHAAQYDIPFAITRFATVVSPEEVGDMFRLDFWRRVLSWQALGKDCHIWHLFDGQPDLVKIFDAQTGDAPGDTAVGLTGPDGTPWTLSILDVRDAVDGLYLALTEPEAVGHAFNLAAARPTSHDDGAAAIADAYGVPKLMVEMPMAHHLELDIRRARTMLGFEPRFDFRSMAATAARPRL, via the coding sequence ATGCGAGTTCTGGTGACCGGTGCGGCAGGCAGGGTGGGCGCGAACATGGTGCGGCGGCTCGTGACCGCCGGCGCCGACGTGAAAGCCATGGTGTTACCGGGCGACCCGCTGCGCAGCAAGCTCGACCCGTTCCCCGACATCGAGGTCGTCGAGGCCGATCTCGGCGACCAGCCGGCCATCGACGCCGCCTGCAAGAACGTCACCCATGTCGTCCATCTCGCGGCCCAGCTGATCCGCGGCGACACCCCCGTCGACCGCTTCTACGACGTCAACGCGTTCGGCACCCTCCGGCTGCTGGAGGGCGTCGTGAAGGCCGGCGTCCCGATCGATCGGTTCGTGCTGGCCAGCTCCGACGGCACCTACCGCCCGGGCGCGCCGCCCGCCGTGCCGCTGACCGAGGACTCGCCGCAGGAACCGGCCGACTACTACGGCACCGGCAAGCTGCTGGGCGAGTACATCCTGCGCAACCACGCCGCCCAGTACGACATCCCTTTCGCCATCACCCGGTTCGCGACCGTCGTCAGCCCCGAGGAGGTCGGCGACATGTTCCGCCTCGACTTCTGGCGGCGCGTCCTGAGCTGGCAGGCCCTGGGCAAGGACTGCCACATCTGGCATCTCTTCGACGGTCAACCCGACCTGGTCAAGATCTTCGATGCCCAGACCGGCGACGCGCCGGGCGACACCGCCGTGGGCCTGACCGGCCCCGACGGCACACCCTGGACCCTCTCGATCCTCGACGTCCGCGACGCCGTCGACGGCCTCTACCTGGCCCTCACCGAGCCCGAGGCCGTCGGCCACGCCTTCAACCTCGCCGCCGCCCGCCCCACCTCCCACGACGACGGAGCGGCTGCCATCGCCGACGCCTACGGCGTGCCGAAACTGATGGTCGAGATGCCGATGGCCCACCACCTCGAGCTCGACATCCGCCGTGCCCGCACCATGCTCGGCTTCGAGCCCCGCTTCGACTTTCGCTCCATGGCCGCCACGGCGGCACGGCCACGTTTGTGA
- a CDS encoding ABC transporter substrate-binding protein, whose translation MTGLTMGAAAVGLPIAACTSESASSSQDQDAGESPDSLAVAMANPFSDLDPTTAIQFGTITVNDYVYESLYSIDKFTPRSEISPEIAVGLPEEITPTTYRLTIRDDVRMHDGSTLAASDVVYTINRIKDPETASPFAQTFEIIAAVRAPSATEIEIELTAPTTRLAERLALIPGILSEAAVTASADALVLEPVGSGPLRVVSAVSGERISLERFTEYTGAREFHYERVDISVVADANARISGLRTGQFRAIEDVPASAYEELSTANGIRTEAAPSALITYLMCNCGKPPFDDVRVRQAVAYAIDRDSVTQSSFFGQAEPAWAQSLSAEISGAVEAETVYRHDPERARELLAEAGYGDQSVPIDVLVTTNVEFLGSQGPIIEENLRSAGFEPNMIPGEGVAHVSRVTEGNYGLWLGLTDPSVYAADAEFMIRFLWVGTFQTGFFYWLTPEATRVQELLRSVSLSTNDAERERILEEVQNIIQDEVPIVPLHFKKQITAWDDSLDGFKALPAAGLALDDVQG comes from the coding sequence ATGACCGGATTGACCATGGGCGCCGCCGCGGTCGGCCTACCCATCGCGGCATGCACGAGCGAGAGCGCATCGTCATCGCAGGATCAAGACGCCGGCGAGTCGCCCGACTCCTTGGCCGTCGCCATGGCGAATCCGTTCAGCGATCTCGACCCGACCACCGCCATCCAGTTCGGAACCATCACCGTCAACGATTACGTCTACGAATCGCTCTATAGCATCGACAAATTCACTCCGCGTTCCGAGATCTCACCCGAGATCGCGGTAGGTCTCCCCGAGGAGATCACGCCGACCACTTACCGCCTGACCATCCGCGACGACGTTCGCATGCATGACGGGAGCACGCTGGCAGCAAGCGACGTCGTCTACACGATCAATCGCATCAAGGATCCGGAGACGGCGTCCCCCTTCGCACAGACCTTCGAGATCATCGCAGCGGTCCGCGCTCCGAGCGCGACCGAGATCGAGATCGAACTCACGGCACCCACTACTCGCCTCGCCGAGCGCCTGGCGCTCATCCCCGGAATCCTGTCAGAAGCGGCAGTGACGGCATCGGCCGATGCACTTGTGCTCGAGCCCGTCGGCAGCGGCCCGCTGCGTGTGGTGTCCGCCGTCTCGGGCGAGAGGATCAGCCTCGAGCGATTCACCGAGTACACGGGTGCCCGCGAGTTCCATTACGAGCGCGTCGACATCAGCGTCGTCGCTGACGCCAATGCCCGCATCTCCGGCCTACGCACGGGACAGTTCAGGGCGATCGAGGACGTTCCGGCCAGTGCCTACGAGGAACTGTCGACAGCGAACGGCATTCGGACGGAGGCTGCGCCGAGCGCGCTGATCACCTACCTCATGTGCAACTGCGGGAAGCCACCGTTCGATGACGTTCGCGTGCGCCAGGCCGTCGCCTACGCCATCGACCGCGACTCGGTGACGCAGTCATCGTTCTTCGGCCAGGCGGAGCCCGCGTGGGCTCAAAGTCTGTCCGCGGAGATCTCCGGAGCGGTGGAAGCCGAAACGGTCTATCGACACGACCCAGAGCGCGCTCGTGAGCTGCTCGCCGAGGCCGGTTACGGCGATCAGAGCGTGCCCATCGACGTGCTCGTGACCACCAACGTCGAGTTCCTCGGATCGCAGGGCCCCATCATCGAGGAGAACCTCCGGTCCGCGGGATTCGAACCGAATATGATCCCCGGCGAAGGTGTCGCGCATGTCTCCCGTGTAACTGAGGGCAACTACGGGCTATGGCTGGGTTTGACCGACCCCTCGGTCTACGCCGCCGACGCAGAGTTCATGATCCGCTTCCTCTGGGTCGGGACATTCCAGACCGGGTTCTTCTATTGGCTGACGCCCGAGGCGACCCGGGTGCAAGAGCTCCTTCGATCCGTGTCCCTCTCGACGAACGACGCTGAGAGAGAACGAATCCTCGAAGAGGTTCAGAACATCATCCAGGATGAGGTTCCCATCGTCCCATTGCATTTCAAGAAGCAGATCACGGCATGGGACGACTCCCTCGACGGCTTCAAGGCGCTACCGGCCGCCGGCCTGGCACTCGATGACGTCCAGGGCTGA
- a CDS encoding ABC transporter permease subunit, translating to MTANLLDTRPARNSAANGGPDANRRLSRSIARRLVIRRVAGAPLLLIGACFAVFVAVDLSPNDPARARLGIFASAEARAQFAAEHGLDDPLPLRFLRFLADLAQFDLGDSVVRSESVNQLVAMALPVTLQLLLLTSLIAVVLSFGFGVLAAWREGRATDRVISSAAAVFYATPQFWIGLLFIQLFAVSLGVLPSGGHMPIGNGFSEWLSTLIGPAVVLALPVTAALTRVVRASVADELDKDYVRTAVGAGVPMAAVLWRNVLCNAMTGPLTVLGIYVGAMMSGAILVEVVFNVPGMGHLLIAGVTQGDLGVVRGVAIVGAASFVVVNLVIDLLYLFLSPRSVEAVA from the coding sequence GTGACCGCGAACCTTCTCGACACACGCCCAGCGCGGAATTCCGCCGCGAACGGAGGGCCCGACGCCAACCGCCGGCTCAGCCGTTCCATCGCACGAAGACTCGTCATCAGGCGGGTGGCAGGCGCACCGCTGCTCTTGATCGGAGCCTGCTTTGCGGTCTTCGTAGCCGTCGATCTGTCCCCGAACGATCCCGCGCGAGCCCGTCTGGGCATCTTCGCCAGCGCAGAAGCACGGGCACAGTTCGCCGCCGAGCACGGTCTGGACGATCCGCTTCCCCTGCGTTTCCTCCGATTCCTCGCCGACCTCGCTCAGTTCGACCTGGGCGACTCGGTGGTTCGGTCGGAGTCCGTAAATCAGCTGGTCGCCATGGCCCTGCCCGTGACATTGCAGCTTCTGCTGCTCACGTCGCTCATCGCCGTCGTGCTCTCCTTCGGCTTCGGAGTGCTTGCCGCCTGGCGTGAGGGAAGGGCTACCGACCGCGTGATCAGCTCCGCCGCGGCTGTGTTCTATGCGACCCCGCAGTTCTGGATCGGACTCCTCTTCATACAGCTCTTCGCGGTATCGCTGGGGGTCCTGCCATCCGGCGGACACATGCCGATCGGCAACGGGTTCTCAGAGTGGCTGTCGACCTTGATCGGTCCGGCTGTCGTGCTCGCCCTGCCGGTCACCGCTGCGTTGACGCGGGTCGTCCGCGCATCGGTGGCCGACGAGCTCGACAAGGACTACGTCCGAACCGCAGTCGGCGCCGGAGTGCCGATGGCGGCGGTCCTGTGGAGGAACGTGCTCTGCAACGCGATGACCGGACCGCTCACCGTGCTGGGCATCTATGTCGGCGCCATGATGTCGGGCGCGATCTTGGTCGAGGTCGTCTTCAACGTTCCCGGGATGGGCCACCTCCTGATCGCCGGGGTGACTCAAGGCGACCTTGGCGTCGTTCGAGGGGTCGCGATCGTCGGTGCCGCATCGTTCGTCGTGGTGAATCTCGTCATCGACCTCCTTTACCTCTTTCTCAGTCCACGAAGCGTGGAGGCGGTTGCATGA
- a CDS encoding ABC transporter permease subunit: MLVILPATLVGSPNALNVGSPLEAPSREHLFGTDQLGRDVAARVVHGARLSFTVAACSALTALVAGALLGAIAARNRRWLDEPIMRLMDVALAFPGILLAVVLAAAIGPSMTTTIIVLAVIYTPSMARLVRASIFAEQGEDYVTAATLIGTRSVRVVGYHVGINVALPIMVYTTLIMADAIVAEAALSFLGAGIKAPAPSWGNIIRDGQAIVHAGAWWVALFPGLAILITVLGLNRLSESLGRNLRRR, from the coding sequence GTGCTCGTCATACTCCCTGCAACGCTGGTCGGTTCACCCAACGCGTTGAATGTCGGGTCTCCGCTTGAGGCACCGAGTCGCGAACACCTCTTCGGGACCGATCAACTGGGCCGCGACGTGGCCGCCCGGGTCGTTCACGGAGCACGCTTGAGCTTCACTGTCGCTGCCTGCTCCGCGCTAACGGCGTTGGTAGCGGGCGCTCTGCTCGGTGCCATCGCGGCAAGGAACAGGCGGTGGCTCGATGAGCCGATCATGCGGTTGATGGATGTCGCATTGGCATTCCCCGGCATCCTCCTCGCAGTCGTCCTCGCCGCAGCCATCGGGCCGAGCATGACCACGACGATCATCGTTCTCGCGGTGATCTACACGCCTTCCATGGCTCGTCTGGTCCGAGCGAGCATCTTCGCCGAGCAGGGGGAGGACTACGTCACGGCCGCGACGCTGATCGGGACGCGTTCAGTCCGCGTCGTCGGGTATCACGTCGGCATCAACGTCGCACTACCGATCATGGTCTATACGACGCTCATCATGGCTGACGCGATCGTTGCCGAGGCTGCTCTGTCGTTCCTCGGCGCAGGGATCAAGGCGCCGGCACCCTCGTGGGGGAACATCATCCGGGACGGCCAGGCGATAGTCCACGCCGGCGCGTGGTGGGTCGCGCTGTTCCCTGGTCTCGCGATCCTCATCACAGTGCTCGGCCTGAACCGGTTGTCCGAATCACTGGGCCGGAACCTGAGACGGCGCTGA
- a CDS encoding phthiocerol/phthiodiolone dimycocerosyl transferase family protein, producing the protein MSLAQRYLDDMEARLIRYAPAFGAEYRGVLDESAYAQAFDVVCRHYAATRAAISRDRRGYVLIGERGQPEFVSVGRDQFESALWGSWDNSVALARLVVGSDADGGITALRMSHAVVDGRALNTIMYEVWSTYVDLVAGRKPVQAAPVPLPTPPFDLLSQRLQIANRAPSPQVSTAAIHVDSCEIVQPLLRLTAAETSGLVDTAKSVGLSVHSILCGSVLTAQRDFAEDLNGSARMFCWAAVDLRDRVSPPVSATETSMFVTMHRADVEVDRADDMMRVAKLVADQVDEALADPRKLSADMSGMLELDTESRLGQQLANTGVSNYGRLAVIPNAEGLQIANFRTMVNVYPPVSPGYSVYTYGGRLNLQCRFRSDTFSSSQIDRLTTDIVTRLRTIAGHGV; encoded by the coding sequence GTGTCGTTGGCTCAGCGATATCTGGATGACATGGAAGCCCGGCTGATCCGGTATGCGCCAGCGTTTGGCGCAGAGTACCGAGGAGTTCTCGACGAGAGCGCCTACGCGCAGGCTTTCGACGTCGTGTGCCGCCACTACGCCGCGACGCGAGCAGCGATCAGTCGTGATCGTCGAGGGTACGTTCTGATCGGGGAACGCGGGCAGCCGGAGTTCGTCTCAGTCGGCCGCGACCAGTTCGAATCGGCCCTCTGGGGTAGCTGGGACAACTCCGTCGCGCTGGCCAGGCTGGTCGTCGGTTCGGACGCGGACGGCGGTATCACGGCGCTGCGCATGTCCCACGCGGTCGTCGACGGGCGGGCGTTGAACACCATCATGTACGAGGTCTGGTCAACCTACGTCGACCTCGTGGCGGGCAGGAAGCCGGTACAGGCGGCGCCGGTCCCGCTTCCGACTCCGCCATTCGACCTGCTCTCCCAGAGGTTGCAGATCGCGAATCGCGCGCCCAGCCCACAGGTGAGCACGGCTGCCATTCATGTCGACAGTTGCGAAATCGTGCAGCCGCTGCTCCGGCTGACCGCGGCCGAGACGAGTGGATTGGTCGACACAGCCAAATCGGTCGGTCTATCGGTCCACTCGATACTCTGCGGGTCAGTGCTCACGGCGCAGCGCGACTTCGCGGAGGATCTCAACGGCTCGGCCCGGATGTTCTGCTGGGCCGCCGTGGATCTCCGAGATCGGGTGTCTCCGCCGGTCAGCGCGACCGAAACGAGCATGTTCGTCACGATGCACAGAGCTGACGTCGAGGTCGACCGTGCGGACGACATGATGCGTGTCGCCAAGCTGGTAGCCGATCAGGTCGACGAGGCGCTGGCCGATCCCAGGAAGCTTTCGGCGGACATGTCGGGCATGCTGGAATTGGACACCGAGAGCAGGCTGGGTCAGCAACTCGCGAACACAGGAGTCAGCAACTACGGACGACTCGCCGTGATTCCGAACGCTGAGGGCCTGCAGATCGCCAACTTTCGGACCATGGTCAACGTCTATCCGCCGGTGTCGCCGGGCTATTCCGTCTACACGTACGGCGGCCGGCTCAACCTGCAATGCCGATTCCGCTCAGACACCTTCTCCAGTTCGCAGATCGACCGGCTGACGACCGACATCGTGACTCGGCTTCGCACGATCGCCGGCCACGGCGTCTGA
- a CDS encoding nuclear transport factor 2 family protein, whose amino-acid sequence MTENDIVGLARKACSHLEARYQDGQAGITPPRPLDYHPLIDMFAEDGVFKVPCPPGTPVFGGEFRGKDAIKKLFLEDDPDLIEGLVVEKPLEYFCNGDRVVVLTSYAYTIKKTGAIAKGKDIALVLDFADGRISVATEIQDLSEWADAYSQND is encoded by the coding sequence GTGACAGAGAACGACATCGTGGGGCTTGCCCGCAAGGCTTGCTCACATCTCGAGGCGCGGTATCAGGACGGTCAGGCCGGGATCACCCCGCCTCGGCCGCTCGACTACCACCCTCTGATCGACATGTTCGCCGAGGACGGCGTTTTCAAGGTGCCATGCCCGCCCGGCACTCCGGTCTTCGGAGGAGAGTTCCGAGGCAAGGACGCCATCAAGAAACTGTTCCTCGAGGACGACCCCGACCTCATCGAGGGACTCGTCGTCGAGAAGCCGCTCGAATACTTCTGCAACGGGGATCGCGTGGTCGTCCTCACGTCGTACGCCTACACGATCAAGAAGACCGGCGCGATCGCGAAGGGCAAGGACATCGCACTCGTTCTCGACTTCGCCGATGGCCGGATCTCTGTCGCGACAGAGATCCAGGACCTCTCCGAGTGGGCCGACGCATACAGCCAGAACGACTGA
- the neuC gene encoding UDP-N-acetylglucosamine 2-epimerase codes for MRRVCVFTGSRADYGPLLAVIAALHKDPDIELAVLASGGHLVEAQGTTVDQIEADGFPVSERVEMVLASDTATAVAKSFGLGVIGYADALERLRPEILMVLGDRYEALAVTVAAALRLLPVAHIGGGELSYGSTDDSVRHAITKLAHLHFTSNEEFRQRVIQLGEDPSRVHAFGAPGLDTIRTMPLLGRGELAEALGLDLTGPLFAVTYHPATADPRGSRDGVLGLLAALDRLPEATVVFTGTNVDQGGAGVFAPIRDYVSAHPGRAMARASLGQVTYLSLVAQAAVVIGNSSSGLAEAPALRTATVNIGSRQDGRPRAGSVIDCGESAAEIEGAIRQSLSAEHQAIAAVAVSPFGDGHAAERIAAVLKIVSVDALTVKGFADVTQPSGDFLDDARLGDP; via the coding sequence ATGCGCCGCGTCTGTGTATTCACCGGGTCGCGCGCCGACTACGGACCTCTGCTCGCGGTCATCGCGGCACTGCACAAGGACCCGGACATCGAGCTCGCCGTCCTCGCCTCGGGTGGCCATCTCGTCGAGGCACAGGGAACGACCGTGGACCAGATCGAGGCCGACGGCTTCCCGGTCTCTGAGCGGGTCGAGATGGTGCTGGCCAGCGATACCGCGACGGCCGTGGCGAAGTCGTTCGGGCTCGGGGTCATCGGCTACGCGGACGCGCTGGAACGACTCCGCCCGGAGATCCTGATGGTTCTGGGCGACCGTTACGAAGCGCTCGCCGTCACCGTCGCCGCGGCGCTCCGTCTGCTCCCGGTCGCACACATCGGTGGCGGGGAGCTCTCGTACGGCTCGACCGATGACTCCGTGCGGCACGCGATCACGAAGCTGGCTCACCTGCACTTCACCTCGAACGAGGAGTTCCGGCAACGGGTGATCCAGCTCGGCGAGGACCCCTCGCGCGTCCACGCCTTCGGCGCTCCCGGCCTGGACACGATCCGGACCATGCCGCTGCTCGGCCGCGGCGAGCTGGCGGAGGCCCTCGGCCTCGACCTGACCGGGCCGCTGTTCGCTGTCACCTACCATCCGGCGACCGCCGACCCGAGGGGCAGCCGCGACGGCGTTCTGGGACTGCTCGCGGCACTGGACCGGTTACCCGAGGCCACGGTCGTCTTCACGGGCACCAACGTGGACCAGGGCGGCGCCGGCGTGTTCGCGCCGATCCGCGACTACGTGTCCGCTCATCCCGGTCGGGCCATGGCTCGAGCATCACTGGGGCAGGTGACCTACCTCAGCCTGGTCGCCCAGGCTGCGGTGGTCATCGGGAACTCGTCGAGCGGCCTGGCCGAGGCGCCGGCCCTGCGGACGGCGACCGTGAACATCGGATCTCGGCAGGACGGGCGACCCCGGGCCGGCTCGGTCATCGACTGCGGCGAGTCGGCAGCCGAGATCGAGGGCGCCATCAGACAGTCCCTGTCGGCGGAGCATCAGGCCATAGCCGCCGTCGCCGTGTCGCCCTTCGGCGACGGCCACGCGGCGGAGCGGATCGCGGCCGTGCTCAAGATCGTGAGTGTGGACGCACTCACGGTGAAGGGCTTCGCCGACGTGACCCAACCGTCAGGCGATTTCCTTGACGATGCGCGACTGGGCGATCCATAA
- a CDS encoding NAD-dependent epimerase/dehydratase family protein — protein MTVLITGIAGRVGSTLAHRLVRAGYDVRGTVRPGGRSLHPLLAGRVELLEADLTDAAALERATDGADVIVHLAAQMVIGDTRPDRFHDVNVLGTLRLLEAAAGSSRPVRRFVFASTDNTYGPAAPQFLPITEDHPQLPGDYYGTAKVLAEQLVRNHHELYGLEYTIMRLGSVVAPHEVLPLFRLSWVTAFLGAQAQAGRRGNLYQLFADQPDLSAMVRDAVGDRPDDPAVALTGPGGEPWALHLSDVRDVASGLMLGIEHVAAAGQSFNVVGPHTTTFAEAAAVVAKEFDLDTVTVHLPVTLSFEVSTDKARRVLGYRPAWDFAGTLRTALEPAPQDFLPAGGE, from the coding sequence ATGACCGTCCTCATCACCGGGATCGCCGGCCGAGTCGGATCGACCCTCGCGCACAGGCTGGTGCGCGCCGGCTACGACGTCCGCGGCACCGTCCGGCCCGGCGGCCGCTCGTTGCACCCGCTGCTCGCCGGTCGCGTCGAGCTCCTCGAAGCCGACCTGACCGACGCGGCGGCCCTGGAACGGGCGACCGACGGTGCCGACGTCATCGTGCACCTGGCCGCTCAGATGGTCATCGGCGACACGAGGCCCGACCGGTTCCACGACGTCAACGTGCTGGGAACACTGCGCCTGCTCGAGGCTGCCGCCGGCTCGAGTCGGCCCGTGCGCCGGTTCGTCTTCGCCAGCACGGACAACACCTATGGCCCGGCCGCACCGCAATTCCTGCCGATCACCGAAGACCATCCGCAACTGCCCGGTGACTACTACGGCACGGCGAAGGTGCTCGCGGAGCAGCTCGTTCGCAACCACCACGAGTTGTACGGCCTGGAGTACACGATCATGCGGCTCGGTTCGGTGGTCGCGCCGCACGAGGTGCTCCCGCTGTTCCGGCTGTCGTGGGTCACGGCCTTCCTCGGGGCGCAGGCCCAAGCCGGCCGCCGGGGCAATCTCTACCAGCTCTTCGCGGACCAGCCCGATCTCAGTGCAATGGTCCGCGACGCCGTCGGCGACCGGCCGGACGACCCCGCCGTGGCGCTGACCGGCCCGGGTGGGGAGCCATGGGCGCTGCACTTGAGCGACGTCCGCGACGTCGCGTCGGGACTCATGCTCGGCATCGAGCACGTCGCCGCGGCCGGCCAGTCGTTCAATGTCGTGGGCCCGCACACGACGACCTTCGCCGAGGCAGCCGCCGTCGTCGCCAAGGAGTTCGACCTCGACACGGTGACGGTCCATCTGCCGGTCACACTCTCCTTCGAGGTCTCCACCGACAAGGCACGACGAGTCCTCGGTTACCGGCCGGCCTGGGACTTCGCCGGGACGCTGCGCACGGCTCTCGAACCGGCGCCACAGGACTTCCTGCCGGCCGGCGGCGAGTGA
- a CDS encoding DegT/DnrJ/EryC1/StrS family aminotransferase translates to MIPLAEPSLGGNEARYLRECVDTGFVSSAGPFVGRFEREFAAAVGSPNAVACASGTAALHVALRIAGAGPGAMVAVSDFTFIASANAAHYTGADLLLVDSEPQTWNMDTELLHDEVLRRARLGRPIPDVVEVVHVLGHPARMEPLFDLRDRFWIDIVEDAAESLGASWTAGQLAGHQVGTAGDLGCFSFNGNKIITAGGGGMIVTADGDRAAAAAHLTTQAKVDGEHYRHDDVGYNYRLTNIAAAVATAQLEQLPAKVAAKRAVAARYRDALRSAPVAAPPAASWADSTFWLYSVLLDDPGLDPEKIVAVLAADGVQARRLWPPLHDQRPYRAADRIGGEVADDLYRRGLSLPSSAHLSERDQDTVVAALISALSAN, encoded by the coding sequence ATGATCCCGCTCGCGGAGCCGTCCCTGGGCGGCAACGAGGCGCGCTACCTGCGCGAGTGCGTCGACACCGGCTTCGTCTCGTCGGCCGGGCCGTTCGTCGGCCGGTTCGAGCGCGAGTTCGCCGCCGCCGTCGGCAGCCCGAACGCCGTCGCCTGCGCCAGCGGGACCGCCGCCCTGCACGTCGCCCTCCGCATCGCCGGCGCCGGGCCGGGCGCCATGGTGGCGGTCTCGGACTTCACGTTCATCGCGTCGGCGAACGCCGCCCACTACACCGGTGCCGACCTGCTGCTGGTCGACAGCGAGCCGCAGACCTGGAACATGGACACCGAGCTGCTGCACGACGAGGTGCTGCGCCGGGCCCGCCTCGGCCGGCCGATCCCCGACGTCGTCGAGGTGGTCCATGTCCTGGGCCACCCCGCGCGCATGGAGCCGCTGTTCGACCTGCGCGACCGGTTCTGGATCGACATCGTCGAGGACGCGGCCGAGTCGCTCGGCGCCTCGTGGACGGCCGGTCAGCTGGCCGGGCACCAGGTCGGCACGGCGGGCGACCTCGGGTGCTTCTCATTCAACGGCAACAAGATCATCACCGCGGGTGGCGGCGGGATGATCGTCACCGCCGACGGCGACCGCGCTGCCGCCGCGGCCCACCTCACCACCCAGGCCAAGGTCGACGGCGAGCACTACCGCCACGACGACGTCGGCTACAACTACCGGCTCACCAACATCGCCGCCGCCGTCGCCACCGCCCAGCTCGAGCAGCTGCCGGCGAAGGTGGCCGCGAAGCGCGCGGTGGCCGCCCGGTACCGCGACGCGCTGCGGTCCGCCCCTGTGGCCGCCCCGCCGGCCGCTTCCTGGGCCGACTCGACATTCTGGCTCTACTCCGTCCTCCTCGACGACCCCGGCCTCGATCCGGAGAAGATCGTCGCCGTCCTCGCCGCCGACGGTGTCCAGGCCCGGCGGCTCTGGCCACCCCTGCACGACCAGCGCCCCTACCGCGCCGCGGACCGGATCGGCGGCGAGGTGGCGGACGACCTGTACCGTCGCGGCCTGTCCCTGCCCAGCTCCGCGCACCTCTCCGAGCGCGACCAGGACACCGTCGTCGCGGCCCTCATCTCGGCACTGTCCGCCAACTGA
- a CDS encoding SDR family NAD(P)-dependent oxidoreductase has translation MTGGLAGRRVLVTGADGFIGSHLTERLLREAASVSAFCVYNSNGSYGWLDELGSDQLAAMNLQLGDIRDARSVRQAVRDVDLVFHLAALVAIPYSYQAPESFVDTNITGTLNVLEAVRDAGHVRMVSTSTSEVYGTPESVPITETHPLCGQSPYAASKIAADQLCQAYARSFGVDVLVLRPFNTYGPRQSARAVIPTILGQLLAGATEVRLGSLAPRRDLTFVSDTVDGFVRMALSDLAPGSLVQLGTGQSVSIGELFELCCAVTGVDAVAVTDPERVRPEASEVQLLLSEPSRAKEQLGWQAGWSLRDGLAATAAWLAPRVDVERAARYQR, from the coding sequence ATGACGGGCGGGCTGGCCGGCCGGCGGGTACTGGTGACCGGGGCCGACGGCTTCATCGGCAGCCATCTGACCGAGCGGCTGCTGCGTGAGGCGGCCTCCGTCAGTGCCTTCTGCGTCTACAACTCCAACGGCTCCTACGGCTGGTTGGACGAGCTCGGCAGCGACCAGCTGGCGGCGATGAACCTGCAGCTGGGCGACATCCGCGACGCCCGCTCGGTGCGCCAGGCGGTGCGCGACGTCGACCTCGTGTTCCACCTGGCCGCGCTGGTCGCGATTCCGTACAGCTACCAGGCGCCGGAGTCGTTCGTCGACACCAACATCACCGGAACCCTCAACGTGCTCGAGGCCGTCCGCGACGCCGGGCACGTGCGCATGGTCAGCACGTCGACCAGCGAGGTCTACGGCACGCCGGAGTCGGTGCCGATCACCGAGACGCACCCGCTGTGCGGCCAGTCGCCGTACGCCGCCTCGAAGATCGCCGCCGACCAGCTCTGCCAGGCCTACGCGCGCTCGTTCGGTGTCGACGTGCTCGTGCTGCGGCCGTTCAACACCTACGGGCCGCGGCAGTCCGCGCGCGCCGTCATCCCGACGATCCTCGGCCAGCTCCTCGCCGGCGCGACCGAGGTCCGGCTCGGCAGCCTTGCACCTCGGCGCGACCTGACCTTCGTCAGCGACACCGTCGACGGGTTCGTGCGCATGGCGCTGTCCGACCTGGCGCCCGGATCGCTGGTGCAGCTGGGCACCGGCCAGTCGGTCTCGATCGGCGAGCTGTTCGAGCTGTGCTGCGCGGTCACCGGGGTCGACGCCGTCGCCGTCACCGACCCGGAGCGAGTGCGGCCCGAGGCCAGCGAGGTGCAGCTGCTGCTGTCCGAGCCGAGTCGGGCCAAGGAGCAGCTCGGCTGGCAGGCCGGCTGGTCCCTGCGCGACGGGCTCGCGGCGACCGCCGCCTGGCTGGCGCCGCGCGTCGACGTCGAGCGGGCGGCGAGGTACCAGCGATGA